The following coding sequences are from one Psychrobacter sp. AH5 window:
- the recJ gene encoding single-stranded-DNA-specific exonuclease RecJ — protein sequence MLNLIPRFTGTRIDELPTALQSLAAQSFTLARLYAGRGITDPDELQTSLSALLPAEDLYGVTEAVRLLDEAIDNHQRILIVGDFDCDGATSTALMMRALTAMGAKVDFLVPDRFKYGYGLTPEIVELGIVTYQPEVIVTVDNGISSTDGVARAQADGITVIITDHHLTTKATPPAEAVVNPNQLDCTFASKALVGVGVAFYVLGRLAKLRREAGKSTVQVSQYLDLVALGTIADVGVLDKNNRILVHHGLNAIRQGRCCIGILALLEQAGRDAKQLQAQDFGFVLGPRINAAGRMDNMRIGVECLLTDDWACAQRLAHELELLNRSRRQVEGEMRTQADNIVQGLAESSADSDNDLEEGDDTIIISKTIASKAQQNSVINDKRSIVLYQDDWHQGVIGIVAGRLKESHYRPSIVFAPADTTRTGADDAIKGSARSIAGVHIRDAIEQVAERYPSLITHFGGHAMAAGLTIKRRNFEAFVEAFDEVISQLDDEVFAEQKFTDGALQASDFSLAFAEHLADASIWGHGFAPPIFDGLFEVLSFKILKDKHLKLSLRYPGVQYPIEAIYFNFDNDHWDYRAAEVHILFQLDINEWNGKQSLQLMIKDLAVTKR from the coding sequence ATGCTAAATTTAATCCCTCGATTTACCGGCACTCGCATTGACGAGCTGCCCACCGCGCTACAATCGCTAGCTGCCCAATCTTTTACTCTTGCTCGGCTCTATGCTGGACGCGGTATTACCGATCCAGATGAGCTGCAGACGAGTTTATCCGCCTTGCTGCCTGCTGAGGACTTGTATGGTGTCACTGAGGCGGTGCGTTTGCTTGATGAGGCTATTGATAATCATCAGCGTATCTTAATCGTTGGCGACTTTGATTGCGATGGGGCTACTAGTACGGCGCTGATGATGCGCGCATTAACGGCTATGGGCGCTAAAGTAGATTTTTTGGTGCCGGATCGCTTTAAATATGGTTATGGTTTGACGCCTGAGATTGTTGAGCTAGGTATAGTAACTTATCAGCCAGAGGTCATCGTCACCGTTGATAATGGTATCTCAAGTACCGATGGCGTAGCACGCGCGCAAGCGGATGGCATTACAGTGATTATTACCGATCATCATCTGACTACTAAGGCGACGCCGCCTGCTGAAGCGGTAGTCAATCCCAATCAATTGGACTGCACCTTTGCTAGCAAGGCTTTGGTAGGTGTTGGGGTCGCGTTTTATGTGTTAGGCCGGTTGGCTAAATTACGCCGAGAGGCTGGCAAGTCCACGGTACAAGTTAGCCAATATCTAGACTTAGTGGCGCTTGGCACTATCGCAGATGTCGGCGTACTCGATAAAAACAACCGTATCCTTGTGCATCATGGACTAAACGCCATTCGCCAAGGACGCTGCTGTATCGGCATCTTAGCGCTACTTGAACAAGCGGGCCGTGATGCTAAGCAATTACAGGCGCAAGATTTTGGTTTTGTATTAGGGCCACGGATTAATGCTGCCGGTCGCATGGATAATATGCGTATCGGTGTTGAATGTTTATTGACCGATGATTGGGCCTGCGCGCAGCGTTTAGCGCACGAGCTTGAGCTTCTTAACCGCAGTCGCCGGCAAGTAGAAGGCGAGATGCGCACGCAAGCCGATAACATTGTGCAGGGTTTAGCTGAGAGTAGCGCAGATAGTGATAATGATTTGGAGGAGGGCGATGACACTATTATTATCTCTAAAACCATTGCCTCTAAAGCTCAGCAAAATTCTGTTATCAATGATAAGCGCAGTATTGTCCTGTATCAAGATGACTGGCATCAAGGGGTTATCGGTATCGTGGCTGGACGCTTAAAAGAAAGCCACTATCGCCCTAGTATTGTCTTTGCGCCGGCTGATACGACGCGTACAGGAGCAGATGATGCGATCAAAGGGTCTGCGCGCTCGATAGCCGGGGTGCATATTCGTGACGCTATTGAGCAGGTCGCCGAGCGATATCCCAGCCTTATCACTCATTTTGGCGGACACGCGATGGCAGCAGGCTTGACTATTAAGCGCCGCAATTTTGAGGCTTTTGTTGAGGCTTTTGATGAGGTGATATCGCAGCTTGATGACGAGGTATTCGCTGAGCAAAAATTCACCGACGGCGCGTTGCAAGCGAGCGATTTTAGCTTAGCGTTTGCTGAGCATTTAGCCGATGCTAGCATTTGGGGTCATGGCTTTGCTCCACCAATATTTGATGGACTATTTGAGGTATTAAGCTTTAAGATATTAAAGGATAAACACCTCAAACTATCGCTTCGTTATCCGGGTGTACAATATCCTATTGAAGCTATTTATTTTAATTTTGATAATGACCATTGGGATTATCGCGCAGCAGAGGTACATATCTTATTTCAGCTTGATATCAATGAATGGAATGGTAAGCAAAGCCTGCAGCTAATGATAAAAGATTTGGCGGTGACTAAGCGTTGA
- a CDS encoding trimeric intracellular cation channel family protein: MISTLTQLPPQALTPEFVTRFEPTSFMFWLEMFGIFACSVSGTILAKHKNFDAFGCILVAMIAAISGPTARDIILNRYPLFWMVNMNYLLIITITSVGFQMFCNPKARHVDGLLKLFDGLALAIFTLIGIQVAQEMGANIPVCILLGVLNILFGTVIRDMLCNEIPLVLQRELYITPAIIGGILYFVLQVMDIPSWITQSLTMLTIFSIRMLAVQHDWYFPDISLIKKASL, encoded by the coding sequence ATGATCAGCACCTTAACTCAGCTACCACCGCAGGCGCTTACCCCAGAGTTTGTAACTCGTTTTGAGCCGACCTCATTTATGTTTTGGCTAGAGATGTTTGGTATTTTTGCCTGTAGTGTCTCAGGGACGATTCTAGCTAAGCATAAGAACTTCGATGCCTTTGGCTGTATTTTGGTGGCGATGATTGCTGCCATTAGTGGCCCTACCGCCCGTGATATTATTCTTAATCGCTATCCGCTGTTTTGGATGGTAAATATGAATTATTTGCTGATTATCACTATTACCTCGGTTGGCTTTCAGATGTTTTGTAATCCCAAAGCGCGTCATGTCGATGGTCTGTTGAAGCTATTTGATGGCTTGGCGCTTGCAATATTTACTCTAATTGGTATTCAAGTGGCACAAGAGATGGGCGCTAATATTCCAGTTTGTATTTTACTTGGCGTATTAAACATTTTATTTGGTACAGTCATCCGTGACATGCTATGTAATGAGATTCCGCTGGTATTACAGCGCGAGCTTTATATTACTCCAGCCATTATTGGCGGTATTTTATACTTTGTGCTGCAGGTAATGGATATCCCTTCTTGGATAACGCAGTCCTTGACGATGCTTACTATCTTCTCTATTCGTATGTTGGCCGTACAACATGATTGGTATTTTCCAGATATTAGCTTAATTAAGAAAGCCAGTTTATAG
- a CDS encoding trimeric intracellular cation channel family protein, with product MVNDLIFPDILLYLLDMVGIVACAIAGTLLAQHKGFDIAGCILVSMVNAIGGGTVRDLVLDRHPLFWMTDLNYVIVITITSLVLQIFFHLYHKIDNALKLFDAIGLAAFSVIGFKVALNQDMSPLIAIMMGVWTAIIGGLLRDIICNEIPLLLQREIYISASIAGSVTYLLLDYFGVNPGINEFIMLGVIFAVRMLALRFDWHLPSIRLVD from the coding sequence ATGGTTAATGATTTAATTTTTCCTGATATTTTATTATACCTATTAGATATGGTAGGTATTGTTGCTTGCGCTATTGCCGGCACTCTACTCGCTCAGCACAAAGGCTTCGATATCGCTGGTTGTATCTTGGTCTCGATGGTTAATGCTATCGGCGGTGGTACAGTACGCGATTTGGTGTTAGATCGCCATCCGCTATTTTGGATGACCGATCTGAACTATGTCATCGTCATCACCATAACCTCGCTGGTTTTGCAAATCTTCTTTCATCTGTATCATAAAATTGATAATGCGCTAAAACTGTTTGACGCTATAGGGCTTGCCGCCTTTAGTGTCATTGGCTTCAAAGTTGCACTAAACCAAGATATGTCACCGCTGATTGCTATTATGATGGGAGTTTGGACGGCTATTATTGGTGGTTTACTGCGTGATATTATTTGCAATGAGATACCGCTACTGCTGCAACGAGAGATCTACATCTCCGCTAGTATTGCCGGTTCAGTGACTTATTTATTGCTTGATTATTTCGGCGTCAATCCCGGAATTAACGAATTTATTATGCTTGGCGTCATCTTTGCAGTACGCATGCTTGCGCTACGCTTTGATTGGCATCTACCTTCTATCCGCTTAGTTGACTAA
- a CDS encoding multidrug resistance efflux transporter family protein, with translation MVKLILLGLLAGALFSSTFILNEAMSSAGGHWFWSASLRYLFMWLILSLIIVVPHGFGRIKALSAIFAQHWRFWCLTGSIGFGVFYTGICYAGDHVAGWVVAATFMFTVVTSLLVLLAFGQRFDKKFIFYAILVFIGVVLVNVSEGLRATAAAALATPSMSEMLLFGALPALLAAFCYPIGNQLVWQVSYNSRQRMAAEPFLTVAANDAADTNDFTTPTISLPYSHEPAAKIEQQSSKLQKLISRIPAIETDLLQNAFNKVWLMSLGSLPFWLLLGIIVRPEAPSSSQLFNTLLVALLAGVGATSIFLYAREKAVTSSEVAGVDSTQASEVIFALMGGMLFLSNDLPSAMGLVGIALIILGLILFAKDG, from the coding sequence ATGGTAAAACTCATTTTGCTTGGGTTATTAGCAGGTGCGCTTTTTAGCTCAACCTTTATATTGAATGAGGCTATGAGTAGCGCAGGTGGGCATTGGTTTTGGTCAGCTAGTCTGCGCTACTTATTTATGTGGCTGATATTGAGCTTAATTATCGTTGTACCACACGGCTTTGGACGCATCAAAGCACTAAGCGCTATTTTTGCGCAGCATTGGCGCTTTTGGTGTTTGACTGGCAGTATTGGTTTTGGCGTTTTTTATACGGGTATCTGCTATGCCGGCGACCATGTTGCTGGTTGGGTGGTCGCAGCGACTTTTATGTTTACGGTGGTCACAAGCTTATTAGTGCTATTGGCATTTGGTCAGCGCTTTGATAAAAAGTTTATCTTTTATGCCATACTAGTGTTTATTGGCGTGGTGTTAGTCAATGTCAGCGAGGGACTACGCGCTACTGCAGCAGCAGCTTTGGCAACCCCTTCTATGTCGGAGATGCTACTGTTTGGCGCTTTACCTGCCTTGCTCGCAGCATTTTGTTATCCGATTGGCAATCAGCTGGTCTGGCAAGTCTCTTATAATTCTCGGCAGCGCATGGCTGCAGAGCCTTTTTTAACAGTCGCTGCTAATGACGCCGCTGATACTAACGATTTTACCACTCCTACCATTAGTCTACCTTACTCCCATGAACCGGCTGCCAAAATTGAGCAGCAGTCCTCCAAATTACAAAAGTTAATCAGCCGTATTCCCGCTATCGAAACGGACTTATTACAAAATGCTTTTAACAAAGTCTGGCTAATGTCCTTAGGAAGTTTGCCATTTTGGCTATTGTTAGGCATTATAGTGCGCCCAGAAGCCCCTAGCTCCTCACAGTTGTTCAATACCTTGCTAGTAGCTCTATTAGCAGGCGTTGGCGCGACTAGTATATTTCTTTATGCACGCGAGAAAGCGGTGACTTCGAGTGAGGTCGCTGGTGTTGACTCCACCCAAGCTAGTGAGGTCATCTTTGCATTGATGGGCGGTATGCTGTTTCTTAGTAATGATCTACCTTCAGCGATGGGACTAGTAGGCATTGCCCTTATTATATTAGGCTTAATACTATTTGCTAAAGATGGTTAG
- the dapD gene encoding 2,3,4,5-tetrahydropyridine-2,6-dicarboxylate N-succinyltransferase codes for MSLQQTIEQAFENRNDYSPANMPSEVRAAIEQVLEQLDNGSLRVAEKKEGQWVVNQWAKKAVLLSFRLNDNYVQAAGEHVQFYDRVPTKFADWTAAQFKEAGVRVVPPAVARKGSYIAAGAVLMPSYVNIGAYVDQGAMVDTWATVGSCAQIGKNVHLSGGVGIGGVLEPLQANPTIIEDNCFIGARSEIVEGVIIEEGAVISMGVYIGQSTRIYDRETGEIHRGRVPAGSVVVPGSLPSEDGTHSLYAAIIVKKVDAQTRAKTAVNDLLRLD; via the coding sequence ATGTCATTACAACAAACCATTGAGCAAGCTTTTGAAAACCGCAACGACTATAGCCCAGCTAATATGCCATCAGAGGTGCGGGCAGCTATCGAGCAAGTACTTGAGCAATTAGATAATGGTAGTTTGCGTGTCGCTGAAAAAAAAGAGGGCCAGTGGGTGGTCAATCAATGGGCCAAAAAAGCAGTGCTATTATCTTTTCGCCTCAATGACAATTATGTGCAAGCTGCCGGCGAGCATGTACAGTTTTATGACAGAGTGCCGACTAAATTTGCTGATTGGACAGCGGCCCAATTTAAAGAAGCGGGCGTGCGCGTTGTGCCACCAGCGGTAGCGCGTAAAGGCTCCTACATCGCAGCTGGTGCGGTACTCATGCCGTCCTACGTCAACATTGGCGCTTATGTCGATCAAGGCGCTATGGTTGATACTTGGGCAACCGTCGGATCTTGTGCACAAATCGGTAAAAACGTGCATTTATCAGGCGGCGTTGGTATCGGCGGTGTGTTAGAGCCGCTACAAGCCAATCCTACTATCATCGAGGATAATTGCTTCATCGGTGCGCGCTCTGAAATCGTTGAAGGCGTGATCATCGAGGAAGGCGCAGTGATCTCTATGGGCGTCTATATCGGTCAATCAACGCGTATTTATGATCGTGAAACGGGCGAGATTCATCGCGGCCGTGTGCCAGCAGGCTCAGTAGTAGTGCCCGGTAGCTTGCCTTCAGAAGACGGCACTCATAGCTTGTACGCGGCTATCATCGTCAAAAAAGTCGATGCACAAACCCGTGCTAAGACCGCAGTTAATGACTTACTACGCTTAGATTAA